From Pseudomonas sp. FP2335, the proteins below share one genomic window:
- a CDS encoding penicillin acylase family protein — protein sequence MASPALSHFLPRFGVAAAVASALSLAGCQLQSIQDTLPPVAGVQPIKGLAQNVSVRRNAQGMPLIESNTFHDALFSLGYVHASDRITQMVTLRLLAQGRLAEMSGPDVLDADRFMRAVNLKKSAGELYNASSPRLKRFFEVYARGVNAYLFRYRDKLPPDLAQTGYKPEYWKPEDSALLFCLLNFSESANLQEEIASLVLAQKVGVDKLAWLTPSAPDEAIPLAEAEKLKGVNLGQITGLAGLDTVSQQLNRLNALAVTTSSNWAIGPQRSRSGKSLLANDLAAQPQAPSPWSYVQIRAPKYQAVGASIAGLPTLLSGFNGKVAWSMSTVKGDTQDLFLEKVKRQGSALYYENNGKWLPAAVRNETFFVKGQRSIREVVYETRHGALLNSSQALTSGLGLALQTADFKDDKSLDAFFDLSRAQNAGKASDATREIRAIALNMVFADASNIGWQVTGRFPNRREGEGLLPSPGWDTRFDWDGYADAMLHPYDQDPAQGWIGTANQRTAPRGYGMQLSNSWDAPERSERLAQLANAGKHDTRSMIAMQYDQTTTFAAKLKSMFQAPGMAQPLKQAIDALPAAEQAKAREALSRLMGFDGRLVSTSADAALYELFLQESTKQIFLDELGPENSASWKAFVSNASLSYAAQADHLLGREDSSLWDDIRTPQKEDKPAILARSLAAAISAGDSQLGSDHKAWQWGKLHSTTWKNAGGQVIRGPLASGGDHNTLNPAPYNWGQDFTTTQVPALRMIVDFGQVEPMTGQGGIGQSGNPASPNYANGIDPSLKAQYLSFPMQPQNFDKVYGKTRLTLTPGK from the coding sequence ATGGCCTCGCCAGCCCTCTCACATTTTCTTCCCCGGTTCGGCGTTGCCGCGGCAGTGGCCAGTGCATTAAGCCTGGCCGGCTGCCAACTCCAGAGCATCCAGGACACCCTGCCGCCGGTCGCCGGCGTGCAACCGATCAAAGGCCTGGCACAGAATGTGTCGGTGCGTCGCAATGCCCAGGGCATGCCGTTGATCGAAAGCAACACCTTCCATGACGCGCTGTTCAGCCTCGGTTATGTACATGCCAGTGACCGCATCACCCAGATGGTCACGTTGCGCCTGCTGGCCCAGGGCCGTCTGGCGGAGATGTCCGGTCCCGATGTGCTGGATGCCGACCGGTTCATGCGTGCGGTCAACCTGAAAAAAAGCGCCGGCGAGCTGTATAACGCCTCCTCGCCACGCCTCAAGCGGTTCTTCGAGGTGTACGCGCGCGGCGTCAACGCCTACCTGTTCCGCTACCGCGACAAGCTGCCGCCGGACCTCGCCCAGACCGGCTACAAGCCCGAGTACTGGAAACCGGAAGATTCGGCGCTGTTGTTCTGCCTGTTGAATTTCAGCGAGTCGGCCAACCTGCAGGAAGAAATCGCTTCCCTGGTGCTGGCGCAGAAAGTCGGCGTCGACAAACTCGCCTGGCTCACCCCGAGCGCGCCGGATGAAGCGATCCCGCTGGCCGAAGCCGAAAAACTCAAAGGGGTCAACCTGGGCCAGATCACCGGCCTCGCCGGGCTGGACACGGTCAGCCAGCAACTGAACCGCCTCAACGCCCTGGCCGTGACCACCTCGAGCAACTGGGCGATTGGCCCGCAACGCAGCCGCAGCGGCAAAAGCCTGCTGGCCAACGACCTTGCCGCCCAGCCGCAAGCGCCGTCGCCGTGGAGCTACGTGCAGATCCGCGCGCCGAAATACCAGGCGGTCGGTGCCTCGATTGCCGGTCTGCCGACCCTGTTGTCCGGCTTCAACGGCAAAGTCGCGTGGAGCATGAGCACGGTCAAGGGCGACACCCAGGACCTGTTCCTGGAGAAGGTCAAACGTCAAGGCAGCGCGTTGTACTACGAGAACAACGGCAAATGGCTACCGGCCGCTGTGCGTAACGAAACCTTCTTCGTCAAAGGCCAACGCTCGATTCGCGAAGTGGTGTACGAAACCCGCCATGGTGCCCTGCTCAACAGCAGCCAGGCACTGACCAGCGGCCTGGGTCTGGCCTTGCAAACCGCCGACTTCAAGGACGACAAGAGCCTGGACGCGTTCTTCGACCTGTCCCGCGCACAAAACGCCGGCAAGGCCTCGGACGCGACCCGCGAGATTCGCGCCATCGCGTTGAACATGGTGTTTGCCGACGCCAGCAACATCGGCTGGCAAGTCACCGGCCGCTTCCCCAACCGCCGCGAAGGTGAAGGCCTGCTGCCCTCGCCGGGCTGGGACACGCGCTTTGACTGGGACGGTTACGCCGACGCAATGCTGCACCCTTACGACCAAGACCCGGCCCAAGGCTGGATCGGCACCGCCAACCAGCGCACCGCACCACGCGGTTATGGCATGCAGCTGTCCAACTCCTGGGACGCGCCCGAGCGCAGCGAGCGCCTGGCGCAACTGGCCAATGCGGGCAAGCATGACACCCGCAGCATGATCGCCATGCAGTACGACCAGACCACCACCTTCGCCGCCAAGCTCAAGAGCATGTTCCAGGCGCCAGGCATGGCCCAGCCGCTGAAACAGGCGATTGACGCCCTGCCGGCAGCCGAGCAGGCCAAGGCCCGCGAGGCGTTGAGCCGCTTGATGGGGTTCGATGGGCGCCTGGTGTCCACCTCCGCCGACGCGGCGCTCTACGAACTGTTCCTGCAAGAAAGCACCAAGCAGATCTTCCTCGATGAACTCGGCCCGGAAAACAGCGCCAGCTGGAAGGCGTTTGTCAGCAACGCCAGCCTGTCCTACGCCGCCCAGGCCGACCACCTGTTGGGCCGTGAAGATAGCTCGCTCTGGGACGACATCCGGACCCCGCAGAAAGAAGACAAACCGGCAATCCTCGCCCGTAGCCTGGCCGCGGCGATCAGCGCCGGCGACAGCCAACTGGGCAGCGATCACAAGGCCTGGCAGTGGGGCAAGTTGCACAGCACCACCTGGAAAAACGCCGGGGGCCAGGTGATTCGAGGCCCATTGGCATCCGGTGGCGACCACAACACCCTGAACCCGGCACCGTACAACTGGGGGCAGGACTTCACTACCACCCAGGTGCCGGCGCTGCGCATGATCGTCGACTTCGGCCAAGTGGAACCGATGACAGGCCAGGGTGGCATCGGCCAATCCGGCAACCCCGCCAGCCCGAACTATGCCAACGGCATCGACCCATCGCTCAAGGCGCAATACCTGAGCTTCCCGATGCAGCCGCAGAACTTTGACAAGGTGTACGGGAAGACGCGGCTAACCCTGACCCCAGGCAAATAA
- a CDS encoding collagen-like protein, with translation MRKVLLLALLVSPIALAQSVSVETNSLMRLPNSTSVLQLERLDVADYGTLLIPASISQVTVDELHLGRDARIAIVPGNTALQLQVRHAQLDHGSQFTSRGAPGTHEKPAKAGRDLTLRIQSLAADELSVDARGGAGAKGYAGLDGANGVDPGCTWGAAGRGANGDNGGDGLPGAAGAQVRVELPKDFPAQQIKVWVDGGAGGLAGAAGKPGKGGQSKGCLVYQADGGEKGRPGLEGQPGPAGPAGSVTIQRL, from the coding sequence ATGCGTAAGGTTTTACTGTTGGCCCTGTTGGTCAGCCCCATTGCCCTGGCCCAGAGCGTCAGTGTTGAAACCAACTCGTTGATGCGCCTGCCCAACAGCACCAGCGTGCTGCAATTGGAGCGCCTGGATGTGGCGGACTACGGCACGTTGCTGATTCCGGCCAGTATCAGCCAGGTCACGGTGGATGAATTGCACTTGGGGCGTGACGCGCGTATCGCCATCGTCCCGGGTAATACCGCGCTGCAATTGCAGGTGCGCCATGCGCAACTTGACCACGGCAGCCAGTTCACCTCGCGCGGCGCTCCCGGCACCCATGAAAAACCGGCCAAGGCCGGGCGCGACCTGACCTTGCGCATTCAATCATTGGCGGCCGATGAGTTGTCGGTGGATGCCCGTGGTGGTGCTGGTGCCAAAGGTTATGCCGGTTTGGACGGTGCCAACGGCGTGGACCCGGGCTGCACCTGGGGCGCGGCCGGGCGTGGCGCCAATGGCGACAACGGTGGTGATGGCTTGCCGGGTGCGGCGGGTGCGCAAGTGCGGGTCGAATTGCCAAAGGACTTCCCGGCGCAGCAGATCAAGGTCTGGGTCGACGGTGGCGCGGGTGGTTTGGCGGGCGCGGCGGGTAAGCCGGGCAAAGGCGGGCAGTCCAAGGGGTGCCTGGTGTATCAGGCCGATGGCGGCGAGAAGGGCCGTCCTGGGTTGGAAGGCCAACCAGGACCAGCGGGTCCCGCAGGTTCCGTCACCATCCAACGCCTGTAA
- a CDS encoding OmpA family protein, which translates to MSIMRTALPLILLTGVLTGCAGLQKTDWPTCAAVGGVTGAAIGATESSAYAGYGALLVGGMAGAYCWVHGDGDEDGDGVPDSRDKCPGTPKGVHVDANGCPPVPVAAVVEEVVVVKEETIVIRDVLFQFDSAKLTAADKAKLDTIATRLKKEAPGAQLRVSGHTDSVGKDAYNQKLSEKRAHSVTEYLIQSGVPRSSFVSVTGAGESHPVADNKTAEGRALNRRVEIQINR; encoded by the coding sequence ATGAGCATCATGCGGACAGCTCTGCCCTTGATTCTGCTAACCGGCGTATTGACAGGTTGCGCAGGCTTGCAAAAAACCGATTGGCCCACCTGCGCCGCCGTTGGCGGTGTGACCGGCGCGGCGATCGGTGCAACGGAAAGCTCGGCCTACGCGGGCTATGGCGCGCTGTTGGTCGGCGGCATGGCCGGCGCCTATTGCTGGGTGCATGGCGATGGCGACGAGGACGGCGATGGCGTACCGGACAGCCGCGACAAGTGCCCGGGCACGCCGAAGGGCGTGCATGTAGATGCCAACGGTTGCCCGCCGGTGCCGGTCGCGGCAGTGGTTGAGGAAGTGGTCGTGGTCAAGGAAGAAACCATCGTGATCCGCGATGTGTTGTTCCAGTTCGATTCGGCCAAGTTGACGGCGGCGGATAAAGCCAAGCTCGATACCATCGCCACCCGCCTGAAAAAAGAAGCACCGGGCGCGCAACTGCGGGTCAGTGGTCATACGGACAGCGTCGGCAAAGACGCCTACAACCAGAAACTCTCGGAAAAACGTGCGCATTCGGTCACCGAGTACCTCATCCAATCGGGTGTGCCGCGCAGCAGTTTTGTCTCGGTAACGGGGGCTGGCGAAAGCCATCCGGTCGCCGACAACAAAACCGCTGAAGGCCGTGCGTTGAACCGCCGCGTGGAAATCCAGATCAACCGCTGA
- a CDS encoding transporter substrate-binding domain-containing protein: protein MKKALLTLSALALCMAAGSALAKEYKELRFGVDPSYAPFESKAADGSLVGFDIDLGNAICAELKVKCKWVESDFDGMIPGLNANKFDGVISSMTVTTAREKAIDFSSELFSGPTSLVFKKGAGFSTPESLKGKSVGYEQGTIQEAYAKAVLDKAGVTTKAYANQDQVYADLTSGRLDASVQDMLQAELGFLKSPAGAGYEVSAAIDDPLLPSKTAIGIKKGNKDLKALLDKGIKALHDDGTYATIQKKHFGDLNLYSGK from the coding sequence ATGAAAAAAGCATTGCTGACCCTTTCTGCACTGGCTCTGTGCATGGCCGCAGGTTCCGCCTTGGCCAAGGAATACAAGGAATTGCGTTTTGGTGTCGATCCGTCCTACGCGCCGTTCGAATCCAAAGCCGCCGACGGCAGCCTGGTGGGCTTCGACATCGACCTGGGCAATGCGATCTGCGCGGAGCTGAAGGTCAAGTGCAAGTGGGTCGAAAGTGATTTTGACGGCATGATTCCGGGCCTCAACGCCAACAAATTCGACGGTGTGATTTCGTCGATGACCGTGACCACCGCCCGTGAAAAGGCGATCGACTTCTCCAGCGAGCTGTTCTCCGGCCCGACGTCCCTGGTGTTCAAGAAAGGCGCCGGCTTCTCCACCCCGGAGTCGCTCAAGGGCAAATCCGTGGGCTATGAGCAAGGCACCATCCAGGAGGCCTACGCCAAGGCCGTGCTGGACAAGGCCGGTGTGACCACCAAGGCCTACGCCAACCAGGACCAGGTGTACGCGGACCTGACCTCCGGCCGCCTCGACGCCTCGGTGCAGGACATGCTGCAAGCCGAACTGGGCTTCCTGAAGTCGCCGGCCGGTGCCGGTTATGAAGTCAGCGCGGCCATCGATGACCCACTGCTGCCGTCCAAAACTGCGATCGGTATCAAAAAAGGTAACAAAGACCTCAAGGCCTTGCTCGATAAAGGTATCAAAGCGTTACACGATGATGGCACCTACGCCACCATCCAGAAGAAACACTTCGGCGACCTGAACCTGTACAGCGGTAAATAA
- a CDS encoding glutathione S-transferase N-terminal domain-containing protein, with protein sequence MIDLYYWTTPNGHKVSLFLEEAGLPYEVHPINIGQGDQFKPDFLKIAPNNRIPAIVDHQPSDGGAPISLFESGAILLYLAEKTGQFIAKDLRGRQETLQWLFWQMGGLGPMAGQNHHFSQFAPEKIPYAIKRYVDETARLYGVLDRRLADRAFVAGEDYSIADMAIYPWIVSHKWQSQRLEDFPHVQRWFNSIKERPATVRAYELVQKVNPPKA encoded by the coding sequence ATGATCGACTTGTACTACTGGACTACCCCCAACGGTCACAAAGTATCACTGTTCCTGGAAGAAGCCGGCCTGCCTTATGAGGTGCATCCGATCAATATCGGCCAGGGCGACCAGTTCAAGCCGGACTTCCTGAAGATCGCTCCCAACAACCGCATTCCGGCCATCGTCGATCATCAACCGAGCGATGGTGGCGCGCCGATTTCGTTGTTCGAATCCGGCGCCATCCTGCTGTACCTCGCGGAAAAAACCGGCCAGTTCATTGCCAAGGACCTACGCGGTCGTCAGGAAACCCTGCAATGGCTGTTCTGGCAGATGGGTGGATTGGGGCCGATGGCCGGCCAGAACCATCACTTCAGCCAGTTCGCACCGGAAAAGATTCCCTACGCGATCAAGCGTTACGTGGATGAAACCGCGCGCCTGTACGGTGTATTGGACCGGCGCCTGGCAGACCGCGCGTTCGTCGCAGGCGAGGACTACAGCATTGCCGACATGGCCATCTATCCGTGGATCGTTTCCCACAAGTGGCAGAGCCAGCGGTTGGAAGATTTCCCCCATGTGCAGCGTTGGTTCAACAGCATCAAGGAGCGGCCGGCGACAGTGCGGGCCTACGAACTGGTGCAGAAAGTGAATCCGCCCAAGGCCTGA
- a CDS encoding ABC transporter permease, which translates to MIELLQQYWRPFLYSDGQHITGLAMTMWLLSASLVIGFLVSIPLSIARVSRKRLVRWPVQFYTYLFRGTPLYIQLLICYTGIYSIAAVREQPLLDAFFRDAMNCTILAFALNTCAYTTEIFAGAIRSMAHGEVEAAKAYGLSGWKLYAYVIMPSALRRSLPYYSNEVILMLHSTTVAFTATVPDILKVARDANSATYMTFQSFGIAALIYLTVTFALVGLFRLAERRWLAFLGPSH; encoded by the coding sequence ATGATCGAACTCCTGCAGCAATACTGGCGGCCGTTCCTGTACAGCGACGGCCAGCACATCACCGGCCTGGCAATGACCATGTGGTTGCTCAGCGCCTCGCTGGTGATTGGTTTCCTCGTGTCGATCCCGCTGTCCATCGCACGCGTCTCGCGCAAGCGCCTGGTGCGCTGGCCGGTGCAGTTCTACACCTACCTGTTTCGTGGCACGCCGCTCTATATTCAGTTGCTGATCTGCTACACCGGCATCTACAGCATCGCGGCAGTGCGCGAACAACCGTTGCTGGATGCGTTCTTTCGCGATGCGATGAACTGCACCATCCTCGCCTTCGCCCTCAACACCTGTGCCTACACCACCGAGATCTTTGCCGGGGCGATCCGCAGCATGGCCCACGGCGAAGTCGAAGCGGCCAAGGCCTACGGTCTGAGCGGTTGGAAGCTGTATGCCTACGTGATCATGCCCTCGGCCCTACGCCGTTCGCTGCCGTACTACAGCAACGAAGTGATCCTGATGCTGCATTCGACCACGGTGGCATTTACCGCGACGGTGCCGGACATTCTCAAGGTGGCCCGGGACGCCAATTCGGCTACCTACATGACCTTTCAATCATTCGGCATCGCTGCGCTGATCTACCTGACCGTGACCTTCGCCCTGGTTGGTCTGTTTCGCCTGGCAGAG
- a CDS encoding cysteine hydrolase family protein, whose amino-acid sequence MTFRQDAALIVIDQQKGIHHPKLGRRNNPQAEERIQALLRHWRSTGRPVIHVQHLSHLPDSVFWPGQSGVEFQDNCVPAPGEQLIQKRVPDAFSGTPLQAQLRAAGIVQLVLVGVATHNSVEATARTGGNLGFDTWVIEDACYTFDKPDFFGAPHPAELVHAMSLGNLHGEYATVINSRDVLG is encoded by the coding sequence ATGACATTTCGACAGGACGCGGCGCTGATCGTGATTGATCAGCAAAAAGGCATTCATCACCCCAAGCTGGGGCGGCGTAATAACCCACAGGCCGAAGAACGCATCCAGGCGCTGTTGCGGCATTGGCGCAGTACCGGGCGCCCGGTGATCCATGTGCAGCATTTGTCCCATTTGCCGGACTCGGTGTTCTGGCCTGGGCAGTCCGGCGTCGAGTTCCAGGACAATTGCGTGCCTGCGCCCGGCGAGCAATTGATTCAAAAACGCGTACCGGATGCCTTCAGCGGTACGCCGCTGCAAGCGCAGTTGCGCGCGGCCGGCATCGTGCAATTGGTGCTGGTGGGCGTGGCCACTCACAACTCGGTGGAAGCCACCGCCCGCACTGGCGGCAACCTCGGGTTTGATACCTGGGTGATTGAGGACGCGTGCTACACCTTCGACAAACCGGACTTTTTCGGTGCGCCGCACCCCGCCGAGTTGGTGCACGCCATGTCCCTGGGCAACCTGCACGGCGAATACGCCACGGTGATCAACTCCCGTGATGTGCTGGGCTAA
- a CDS encoding YchJ family protein, giving the protein MSTSICPCGSGNLLDACCGHYHAGHPAPCASALMRSRYSAYVLGLVDYLVATTLPAQQAGLDRDAIGAWSAQSTWLGLEVESSEVFGGQPEHAFVTFTARWHDSTGEHSHREQSSFVQNDGRWYFIDPTVEVKTGRNDACLCGSGQKFKKCCSSYL; this is encoded by the coding sequence ATGAGTACATCCATTTGCCCCTGCGGCAGTGGCAACCTGCTGGATGCCTGCTGCGGCCATTATCACGCCGGCCACCCGGCGCCCTGCGCCAGCGCGCTGATGCGTTCGCGCTACAGCGCCTATGTGCTGGGCCTGGTGGACTATCTGGTGGCAACCACCCTGCCCGCGCAACAGGCCGGCCTGGACCGTGACGCCATCGGCGCGTGGAGCGCCCAAAGCACCTGGCTGGGCCTGGAGGTGGAAAGCTCCGAGGTGTTCGGCGGCCAGCCGGAGCACGCGTTCGTGACCTTCACCGCCCGCTGGCATGACAGCACTGGCGAACACAGCCACCGCGAACAGTCTTCTTTCGTACAGAATGACGGGCGCTGGTACTTCATCGATCCGACCGTGGAGGTGAAGACCGGGCGCAACGATGCCTGTCTGTGTGGCAGCGGGCAGAAATTCAAGAAGTGTTGTTCCAGTTATCTCTAA
- a CDS encoding LEA type 2 family protein — MLRIYSLMLALTLGLSGCASWFEDDAPPPHVSLVKVEVVRAKLLEQKFKLYFRVDNRDDADLTVRGLVYKVSLDNFVLTEGESNEWLTVPPRGHAFFKVSVRTNLWPQIRDVVQMLKNPSKPVPYRLEGELKTGLFIGYDVQVAHNGEIIPGDFIPERHQ; from the coding sequence ATGCTTCGGATCTACAGCTTGATGCTGGCGTTAACCCTCGGCCTGAGCGGCTGCGCGTCGTGGTTCGAAGACGACGCGCCACCGCCCCACGTGTCCCTGGTGAAAGTCGAAGTGGTGCGGGCCAAGCTGTTGGAGCAGAAGTTCAAGCTGTACTTTCGCGTGGACAACCGCGACGACGCCGACCTGACCGTACGCGGCCTGGTCTACAAGGTCAGCCTGGACAACTTTGTGCTGACCGAAGGTGAATCCAACGAGTGGCTCACCGTGCCGCCCAGAGGCCATGCTTTTTTCAAGGTTTCGGTACGCACCAACCTCTGGCCACAGATCCGCGATGTGGTGCAGATGCTGAAAAACCCGAGCAAGCCAGTGCCCTATCGCCTTGAAGGCGAGCTGAAAACCGGATTATTCATCGGTTATGACGTGCAGGTGGCCCACAATGGCGAGATAATCCCCGGCGATTTTATTCCGGAGCGACATCAATGA
- a CDS encoding DUF6231 family protein — MTAGISARTPQQALAALLDLHQPKRLLLLGASQFPALEAFEAEHPDTQVSIAPPGPLPAELAAQRFDLALVVDCLEHLSKAQGLTLLGGIRNLNASRIAVLVDLGACQWQDTDFFSLALQAGERFQRDEQVLTLFTYDLLDYKQVPDWLNARFWANPENFGKYWW; from the coding sequence ATGACCGCTGGTATTTCCGCTCGTACACCCCAACAAGCCTTGGCTGCCCTGCTCGACCTGCACCAGCCCAAGCGCCTGTTGCTGTTGGGGGCCAGCCAGTTCCCGGCGCTGGAGGCTTTTGAAGCCGAACACCCGGACACCCAAGTGTCCATCGCCCCACCCGGCCCCCTGCCCGCCGAACTGGCCGCGCAGCGTTTTGACCTGGCGCTGGTGGTCGACTGCCTGGAACACCTCTCAAAGGCACAAGGCCTGACCCTGCTCGGCGGCATCCGCAACCTCAATGCCAGCCGCATTGCGGTGCTGGTGGACCTCGGCGCGTGCCAATGGCAAGACACCGACTTCTTCTCCCTGGCCCTGCAGGCCGGCGAGCGTTTCCAGCGCGATGAGCAGGTTCTGACGCTGTTTACCTACGATCTGCTTGACTATAAACAGGTGCCGGACTGGCTCAACGCCCGGTTCTGGGCCAACCCGGAAAACTTCGGAAAGTATTGGTGGTAA
- a CDS encoding ABC transporter permease — MFEDLLQTLGLGAFSLKGFGPLLLQGTWMTVKLSVASLAVSVLLGLLGASAKLSSLRLLRIPAQLYTTLIRGVPDLVLMLLIFYSLQIWLTGFTDFMEWDYIEIDPFSAGVITLGFIYGAYFTETFRGAILAVPRGQLEAATAYGLKRGQRFRYVTFPQMMRFALPGIGNNWMVMLKATALVSIIGLADLVKAAQDAGKSTYQLFYFLVVAALIYLLITSASNFVLRRLERRYSAGAREAVR, encoded by the coding sequence ATGTTTGAAGATCTTTTACAAACCCTGGGGCTGGGTGCCTTCAGCTTGAAGGGGTTCGGCCCGCTGTTGCTGCAAGGCACATGGATGACCGTGAAGTTGTCGGTCGCTTCCCTGGCCGTCAGCGTCCTGCTTGGCCTGCTCGGCGCCAGCGCGAAGCTGTCCAGCCTGCGCCTGCTGCGTATCCCCGCCCAGCTCTACACCACCTTGATCCGCGGCGTACCCGACCTGGTGCTGATGCTGCTGATTTTCTACAGCCTGCAAATCTGGCTGACCGGTTTTACCGACTTTATGGAATGGGACTACATCGAGATCGACCCATTCAGCGCCGGGGTCATCACCCTGGGCTTTATCTACGGTGCTTACTTCACCGAAACCTTTCGCGGCGCGATCCTCGCCGTGCCCCGCGGCCAGCTGGAGGCGGCGACAGCCTACGGGCTCAAGCGCGGGCAGCGGTTCCGCTATGTCACCTTTCCGCAGATGATGCGCTTTGCCCTGCCGGGCATCGGCAACAACTGGATGGTGATGCTCAAGGCCACCGCGCTGGTGTCGATCATCGGCCTGGCAGACCTGGTCAAGGCGGCCCAGGATGCGGGCAAGAGCACCTATCAACTGTTCTATTTCCTGGTGGTCGCCGCGCTGATCTACCTGTTGATTACCAGCGCCTCCAACTTCGTGTTGCGCAGGCTTGAGCGGCGCTACTCCGCCGGGGCCCGGGAGGCCGTGCGATGA
- a CDS encoding SEC-C metal-binding domain-containing protein produces the protein MTQQPHVHGPDCNHDHDHHDHDHGHVHGPNCGHAHQEPVRNALKDVGRNDPCPCGSAKKFKKCHGA, from the coding sequence ATGACTCAGCAACCCCATGTCCATGGTCCTGACTGCAACCACGATCACGATCACCATGATCACGACCACGGCCATGTCCACGGCCCGAACTGCGGCCACGCTCACCAGGAGCCGGTGCGCAACGCCTTGAAGGACGTGGGTCGCAACGATCCGTGCCCGTGCGGCAGCGCAAAAAAATTCAAGAAGTGCCACGGGGCGTAA
- a CDS encoding CopD family protein produces the protein MTAFSLAYTLHVLAALIWVGGMFFAWMILRPAAGAALEGPARLTLWANVFQRFFVWVWVAVAILPISGIGLLHLRFSGFETAPRYVQVMMGLYLVMTALFIRIQALKFPELRAAVAAQDWPVGAAVLGQIRRLVGINLIVGLVTVAIASARPML, from the coding sequence ATGACCGCGTTTAGCCTCGCCTACACCCTGCATGTATTGGCCGCCCTGATCTGGGTCGGCGGCATGTTTTTCGCCTGGATGATCCTGCGCCCCGCCGCCGGGGCGGCACTTGAGGGCCCTGCCCGGCTCACGCTGTGGGCAAATGTGTTTCAACGTTTTTTTGTGTGGGTATGGGTCGCGGTGGCGATTTTGCCGATCAGCGGCATTGGCTTGCTGCACCTGCGCTTCAGCGGGTTTGAGACTGCGCCGCGTTATGTGCAGGTGATGATGGGCCTGTATCTGGTGATGACGGCGTTGTTTATCCGCATTCAGGCGTTGAAGTTCCCGGAACTGCGCGCGGCGGTGGCGGCGCAGGACTGGCCGGTGGGGGCGGCGGTGCTGGGGCAGATTCGCCGGTTGGTAGGCATCAATTTGATTGTGGGATTGGTAACAGTGGCAATCGCCTCAGCCCGACCAATGCTCTGA